The following are from one region of the Saccharomyces kudriavzevii IFO 1802 strain IFO1802 genome assembly, chromosome: 12 genome:
- the VAC14 gene encoding Vac14p (similar to Saccharomyces cerevisiae VAC14 (YLR386W); ancestral locus Anc_4.242) — MDKSIAKGLSDKLYEKRKAAALELEKLVKQCVLEGDYDRIDKIIDELCRDYAYALHQPMARNAGLMGLAATAIALGINDVGRYLRNILPPVLACFGDQNDQVRFYACESLYNIAKIAKGEILVYFNEIFDVLCKISADTENSVRGAAELLDRLIKDIVAERASNYVSIVNNGSYGSLPAIKTDPISGNVYQEEYEQDNQLAFSLPKFVPLLTERIYAINPDTRVFLVDWLKVLLNTPGLELISYLPSFLGGLFTFLGDSHKDVRTVTHTLMDSLLHEVDRISKLQTEIKLKRLERLKILEDKYNNSSTPTKKADGALIAEKKKTLMTALGGLSKPVSMETNDTNVSSANEMNDETHQSNQEQLLDSEVTSQEPLRDGEEYIPGQDINLNFPEVITVLVNNLASSEAEIQLIALHWIQIILSISPNVFIPFLSKILSVLLKLLSDSDPHITDIAQLVNSQLLSLCSSYENKEIDGKIAYGPIVNSLTLQFFDSRIDAKIACLDWLILIYHKAPNQILKHNDSMFLTLLKSLSNRDSVLIEKALSLLQSLCSDSNDNYLRQFLQDLLTLFKRDTKLVKTRANFIMRQISSRLSPERVYKVISSILDNYSDSTFVKMMIQILSTNLITSPEMSSLRNKLRTCEDGMFFNSLFKSWCPNPVSVISLCFVAESYELAYSVLQTYANYELKLNDLVQLDILIQLFESPVFTRMRLQLLEQQKYPYLHKCLFGILMIIPQSKAFETLNRRLNSLNIWTSQSYVMNNYTRQGENGNFCDTNSDISQRSVSQSRLHFQELINHFKTISEENEYPSDMLRLDRGANNKSLLLGSFLDGTDEDKQEIVTPMSPMNEAINEQMESPNDSSSVILKDSGILPFNPNMPDKLKK, encoded by the coding sequence TATCCTTCCTCCAGTGCTAGCATGTTTCGGTGACCAGAACGACCAAGTAAGGTTTTATGCATGCGAGAGTTTATATAACATTGCGAAGATCGCCAAGGGTGAAATTTTGGTctatttcaatgaaatattCGATGTGCTTTGTAAAATTAGTGCTGATACAGAAAACTCGGTCCGAGGCGCAGCTGAACTATTAGATCGTTTGATCAAAGATATTGTTGCAGAAAGGGCCTCGAATTATGTAAGTATTGTGAATAATGGTTCTTATGGTTCGCTTCCAGCCATTAAAACGGACCCAATTAGCGGCAACGTCTaccaagaagaatatgagCAAGATAATCAACTGGCCTTCTCCTTACCAAAATTCGTTCCCCTATTAACTGAAAGAATATACGCTATTAACCCTGATACCCGTGTTTTTTTAGTTGACTGGCTGAAAGTCCTGCTCAATACCCCTGGATTAGAGCTTATATCGTATCTGCCATCCTTTCTTGGGGGCTTGTTCACTTTCCTGGGCGATTCTCATAAAGATGTAAGAACAGTCACGCACACTCTCATGGATTCATTGCTCCACGAAGTTGACCGCATTTCGAAATTACAAACCGAAATTAAACTGAAGAGGTTGGAAAGACTAAAAATTTTAGAAGACAAATATAATAACAGTTCTACTCCAACTAAAAAAGCCGATGGTGCACTTattgctgaaaaaaagaaaacattaaTGACTGCGTTGGGCGGACTCTCTAAACCTGTAAGTATGGAAACCAATGATACAAACGTATCAAGTGCCAATGAGATGAATGATGAGACACATCAGAGTAACCAAGAACAGTTGTTAGATAGCGAGGTAACTAGTCAAGAACCACTTCGCGATGGTGAAGAATATATACCTGGTCAAGATATCAATCTGAATTTCCCAGAGGTCATTACCGTTTTGGTGAACAATCTAGCATCATCGGAGGCAGAAATTCAATTGATTGCGTTACACTGGATACAGATTATTCTATCCATCTCTCCAAACGTGTTTATCccatttctttcaaagattctcTCTGTTCTTCTGAAGTTATTGAGCGACTCAGATCCACACATCACTGACATTGCCCAACTTGTCAACAGTCAATTGCTGTCATTATGTAGCTCATATGAAAACAAGGAAATTGATGGTAAAATTGCATATGGCCCGATTGTTAATAGTTTGACGCTACAATTCTTCGACAGCAGGATTGATGCCAAGATCGCGTGCTTGGACTGGCTCATCTTAATCTATCACAAGGCTCCAAATCAAATATTGAAACATAACGACAGCATGTTCCTAACTCTATTGAAATCTTTATCCAATAGAGACTCGGTTTTAATTGAGAAAGCTTTGAGCCTTTTGCAGAGTTTATGTTCGGATTCAAATGATAATTATTTACGCCAGTTTTTGCAAGATTTACTAACGTTATTCAAGAGAGATACAAAGTTGGTGAAAACTAGGGCAAATTTCATCATGAGACAAATATCTTCCCGTTTATCACCAGAACGTGTTTATAAAGTAATATCTTCGATATTGGACAATTATAGTGATTCAACTTTtgtgaagatgatgattcAAATTTTAAGTACAAACCTAATAACTTCACCTGAAATGTCCTCTTTGAGGAATAAACTTAGAACATGTGAAGATGGTATGTTTTTCAATAGCTTATTCAAATCTTGGTGTCCCAACCCCGTGTCAGTGATATCTCTATGCTTTGTTGCGGAAAGTTATGAGCTAGCTTACTCTGTACTACAAACATACGCAAATTACGAATTAAAGCTAAATGATTTGGTGCAATTAGATATCCTGATACAATTATTTGAATCTCCTGTCTTCACAAGAATGCGCTTACAACTTTTAGAACAACAAAAGTACCCATATTTGCATAAATGCCTATTTGGTATCCTAATGATCATACCACAATCGAAGGCTTTTGAGACGTTGAATCGAAGATTGAATAGTTTGAACATATGGACATCTCAATCTTATGTGATGAACAACTACACAAGACAAGGAGAAAATGGTAATTTCTGTGATACTAATTCCGACATCTCGCAAAGATCCGTAAGCCAAAGTAGGCTACATTTTCAGGAATTGATAAACCATTTCAAGACCatttctgaagaaaatgaatacCCTTCAGATATGCTAAGACTTGATCGTGGCGCTAATAATAAATCGCTTTTACTAGGAAGTTTTCTTGACGGtactgatgaagataaacaagaaattgttACTCCAATGTCTCCAATGAATGAAGCTATTAACGAACAAATGGAATCTCCCAATGACAGTAGTTCAGTTATACTAAAGGATTCTGGTATTTTGCCATTCAATCCGAATATGCCTgataaattaaaaaaataa
- the REH1 gene encoding Reh1p (similar to Saccharomyces cerevisiae REH1 (YLR387C); ancestral locus Anc_4.243), with protein sequence MSSASFTCNCCVIQFKTSDLQRYHMKTEWHRYNLKRRIASLPPIGAEQFAEKLQISEKEQAENQVDEFGFPVLKPIMNQSNQHNALTAKQKKPIKAKRGRKLGASLLKRNDRDTVAGENENRSVSPSGSISSQLSNLTVGTENTNTDYGEDTVSEYGFTSDSNYENGTSDEELEPADRPIDDEKNEKISITECIYCGKNSKEVERNVKHMFNEHGLFIPERSYLIDLDGLLEFLIKVIVIDHDCLCCNFHGSGLESIRAHMNSKRHCRLPYETKEERQLFASFYDFTYNDHPSRGKTGCGTAGTPRASSISKVKNEDYPGVDTALIPTENDINANYTTVSIDESGLELTLPTGARLGHRVGQRYYRQNLPSQPNPNESRRTVSAADRRMVSGVTEKQYKKGMKKMHQLEKNAINTQIRRDIKRVNFQTHYRDELLQ encoded by the coding sequence atgagTTCTGCTTCTTTTACGTGTAATTGTTGTGTTATTCAGTTCAAGACGAGTGATTTGCAAAGATATCACATGAAGACTGAATGGCACAGATACAACttgaagagaagaattgCCAGCCTGCCGCCGATTGGTGCAGAACAATTTGCTGAGAAATTACAAATTTCTGAAAAGGAACAGGCAGAAAACCAAGTTGATGAATTTGGTTTCCCCGTTCTGAAACCTATCATGAACCAAAGCAACCAGCATAATGCATTAACTGCGAAACAGAAGAAGCCAATCAAGGcgaaaagaggaagaaagcTTGGCGCAAGCTTATTGAAGAGAAATGATAGGGATACCGTTGCCGGAGAGAACGAGAATAGGTCCGTTTCCCCCTCTGGATCGATATCTTCGCAACTATCTAACTTGACTGTGGGGACAGAAAATACAAATACAGATTACGGTGAAGATACAGTCTCTGAATACGGTTTTACTAGTGATTCCAATTATGAGAATGGTACTAGTGATGAGGAATTAGAACCGGCGGATAGACCCATCgatgacgaaaaaaatgaaaagatatCCATTACTGAATGCATATATTGTGGAAAAAACAGCAAAGAGGTGGAAAGAAATGTTAAGCATATGTTCAACGAGCATGGTCTTTTCATACCTGAAAGATCCTATTTGATCGATCTAGATGGTTTATTAGagtttttgataaaagtgATTGTCATCGATCATGATTGTCTGTGCTGCAACTTTCACGGCTCTGGTTTAGAAAGTATAAGGGCACACATGAATTCTAAACGCCATTGCAGGCTACCATATGAAACCAAAGAGGAGCGCCAGTTGTTCGCTTCCTTTTACGATTTCACTTACAATGATCATCCTAGTAGGGGAAAAACCGGGTGTGGCACAGCTGGTACTCCCAGAGCTTCTTCTATTAGCAAGGTTAAAAATGAGGACTATCCTGGAGTAGATACCGCGTTGATCCCAACTGAGAATGATATTAATGCAAACTATACTACCGTTTCCATTGACGAGTCAGGCCTAGAACTCACTTTGCCAACAGGTGCAAGACTAGGCCATCGTGTGGGGCAGAGATATTACAGGCAGAACTTGCCTTCTCAGCCAAATCCCAATGAAAGCAGAAGAACTGTCAGTGCAGCTGATAGAAGAATGGTTAGCGGAGTAACGGAAAAACAATACAAGAAGGgtatgaagaaaatgcacCAATTGGAGAAAAATGCCATTAATACGCAGATCCGTCGTGATATTAAAAGGGTCAACTTTCAAACTCACTACAGGGATGAGTTGTTACAATAG